A window of Syntrophorhabdaceae bacterium contains these coding sequences:
- a CDS encoding cache domain-containing protein has product MSIKGIHRNAPATSPTLGFLSLLLGLALLISLAGPAGAAGDGKTTDPVIEGYKETAKTVTHTVATGLGSILAKVKNERKRIELIRSFIAPVRFYPDNTGYFYVYDAKGVNIAHGTQKELQGKNLYDYKDTKGKFVVRALSEAAKKGGGFVDFYWLKPGTKDEAAKIGYVEPIPGTNYFIGTGVYLP; this is encoded by the coding sequence ATGAGTATCAAAGGTATTCACAGAAACGCGCCGGCCACCTCACCGACTCTCGGATTCCTCTCTCTTCTTCTGGGTCTCGCGTTACTCATCAGCCTGGCCGGTCCGGCAGGGGCAGCAGGCGACGGAAAGACAACCGACCCTGTTATCGAAGGCTATAAAGAGACGGCGAAGACGGTGACCCATACGGTGGCTACCGGCTTGGGCAGCATACTCGCCAAGGTAAAGAACGAGAGAAAGCGCATCGAGCTGATCCGCTCCTTCATCGCACCCGTCCGCTTTTATCCCGATAATACGGGCTATTTTTATGTCTATGACGCCAAAGGCGTGAATATCGCCCATGGCACACAAAAGGAGCTGCAGGGTAAAAACCTTTATGACTATAAGGACACAAAAGGAAAATTCGTGGTCCGCGCCTTAAGCGAGGCCGCAAAGAAGGGCGGAGGCTTCGTTGATTTTTACTGGCTGAAGCCGGGCACGAAAGATGAAGCGGCAAAAATAGGCTATGTGGAGCCCATCCCCGGCACGAACTATTTTATAGGCACCGGAGTATACCTGCCCTGA